In bacterium, the genomic stretch TTCCAAAGAGGTAGCTCAAGAAAACGAGCACAGGCGCAACAAACAGCGCAATCTGAATACTGGAACCGATCGCGATGTTCAATGCCAGATCCATTTGATTTTTGGCGGCGACTAGTACAGCAGTGGAATGTTCCGCCGCGTTCCCGATGATTGCAACGATGATGACCCCAACAAACACATCTGACATCCCGAAAGTTTTGGCAGTTTCTTCGACCGCACCCACCAGGAATTCACTCATCAATGCAACTCCTCCTGTCGCTATCAATAGCAACAACAGGGAGCCGCGAACAGAACCGGAGTGGTGTGGCTCATGGGGAACCGCCACGGCGTCGCCGGCGTAAAGGTGTTTGTGTGTTCGTAATGAAAATACGAGGCTCAACGCGTAAGTCACAATTAAGACAGCGGCGATCATCAGGCTCAGGTCCTGTTCATGAATACGCGCTTGAGCGCCCGCTAGCAAATGGTACAAATCAGGAATGACAAGGCCGATCGCGCTAAGAGCCATGAGTGTCGCACCCATGACAGCGGCTGTTTCGTTGAATTTCTGCCTTTGATGCTTTAGTCCGCCCGCCAGAATACTCAAACCGAGCACGAGCAAAATATTTCCTATGATCGATCCTGTAAGAGAAGCTTTTACCACCTCGTAGAGTCCATTCTTTAATGCAATGATTGCTATGATCAGCTCAGCTGCATTTCCGAAAGTTGCGTTCAGCAAACCGCCGATCCCCGGACCAGCCCGCTCTGATAGTCGCTCCGTCGCTTCCCCCATCAATCCCGCAAGCGGAATAATCGCTATCGAAGAAGCAACGAAGACCCAAACCGGTGCTGCGTGAATGAATTCAAAAATAATGGCAACCGGGATGAA encodes the following:
- the cax gene encoding calcium/proton exchanger, translating into MKIGTFQIRTLHFLLVFIPVAIIFEFIHAAPVWVFVASSIAIIPLAGLMGEATERLSERAGPGIGGLLNATFGNAAELIIAIIALKNGLYEVVKASLTGSIIGNILLVLGLSILAGGLKHQRQKFNETAAVMGATLMALSAIGLVIPDLYHLLAGAQARIHEQDLSLMIAAVLIVTYALSLVFSLRTHKHLYAGDAVAVPHEPHHSGSVRGSLLLLLIATGGVALMSEFLVGAVEETAKTFGMSDVFVGVIIVAIIGNAAEHSTAVLVAAKNQMDLALNIAIGSSIQIALFVAPVLVFLSYLFGKPMDLLFTNMEVVAVGISVWVLSLVCNDGESNWMEGVQLLAVYIILGIAFYFLP